CAGCCGCGGATACGGCACCGCCCAGTCGGTGGAGACCTTGCGGCCGCCCGCGGCGCGGTACTTCACGGCGCGCTCGTTCAGCGTGGCCGGCACCGCGTGGCGCATGCGGCGCGCCTCGCGCAGGTTCTGCTCGCCCTCGAACACCTGGATGTCGTCGCCGAGCGCGCCGTGTCCCTCGGCGAGCGCGAGCCACGCGTCGAGATCCACCGCGCCGTCGTCGAACGCTTCCTCCTCCACGTACGCGTACGCCGAGGCGTCCTGCGCCCACGTGCCGCCGACGAACTCGCGCGCGATCCGGAACGCCTTCGCGTCGAGATACTCGAGGCACCGCGGCTGCACGCCGGCGTCGCCGTGGTCGCGCGCCGCGCGCGCCGCGGCGATGAACGCGAGCGCGTCCTTCGCGGTGCGGAACGGCACGCCGAGCCCGGTGACCGTCGTCGGCAGCGGGAGCAGGCGCAGCTCGGCGGCGAGCACGACGCCCAGCGTGCCCTCGCTGCCGACGAACCAGTCCACCGGGTCCTGCACGAACGGCGGGCCGGCGGTGTTCTTCTCGAGCGCGGGGCGCCGCACCTCGATCACGCGCCCGTCGGCCAGCGCGACGGTGAGCGCCGCGACGTGCGGCCGCGTGGCGCCGTACTTCAACGACCGCGCGCCCGAGGAGTTACACACGATCGCGCCGCCCACGCTCGACTCCTCCTCGCTCGTCGGGTCGGGCGCGAGGAGCAGCCCGTGCGCCGCGGCGGCGCGCTTCACGTCGCCGAGCAGCGCGCCGGGCTCCGCGCGCACGACGCGCGCCGTCGGGTCGACGTCGAGCACACGGTCGAGCGCGCGCAGCGAGAGCACGAGGCCGCGATCGGTGATCGACCCGCCGACGTAGCTCGTCTGCGCGCCCGCGGGCGTCACTGGCGTGCGCGTGCTCGACGCGTCCTTCAGGATCTCCACGACCTCCGCGGCGGACGTCGGGCGCGCGACCGCCTCGGGGACGAGGTAGAGCCCGGAGGCGTCGGCGGCGAACGCGGTGCGGACGTCGAGGTCGGTCGTGACGAGACGATCCGTGTCAGGCATCGGCGCGTCGACAGGATGAACGGGGCTGTGCGTTTTCTTCGACAGGATGAACAGGACGGACAGGATGACAACCAACACGAGAGAACTTGTTGTTGGTGTTCATCCTGTCCGTCCTGTGCATCCCGTCGAAAGAAGAGGCTGACGTTCCTGTCGATCCTCTCGTCCATCCTGTCACCGGCGTCACGCTTCCCGGAACTGCACCACCGACGCGCTCTGCACGTCCGGCAGATCGCAGAGCCGCTGTCGCACGCCGGCGTCCACGCGTCCGTCGACCGAGACGACGGCGAGCGCCTCGCCCCCCTGCGCCAGCCGCGCCTGGTGGTACTCGGCGATGTTCACGCCCGCGTCGCCGAGCAGCGTGCCGACGCGGCCGATGACGCCGGGGACGTCGCGGTTCGTGAGCACGATCAGCGTCTGGCGCGGGTTCACGTCGACGCGGAACCCGCCGATGCGCGTGAGCCGCGGCGCGCCTTCGGCCGACGTGATCCCCGCGACCGCCAGCTCCTGCATCGCGCCGCGCAGCGACACCTCGACGCCTAACGGCGGCAGCGCCGCGCTCTC
This DNA window, taken from Gemmatirosa kalamazoonensis, encodes the following:
- a CDS encoding FAD-binding oxidoreductase produces the protein MPDTDRLVTTDLDVRTAFAADASGLYLVPEAVARPTSAAEVVEILKDASSTRTPVTPAGAQTSYVGGSITDRGLVLSLRALDRVLDVDPTARVVRAEPGALLGDVKRAAAAHGLLLAPDPTSEEESSVGGAIVCNSSGARSLKYGATRPHVAALTVALADGRVIEVRRPALEKNTAGPPFVQDPVDWFVGSEGTLGVVLAAELRLLPLPTTVTGLGVPFRTAKDALAFIAAARAARDHGDAGVQPRCLEYLDAKAFRIAREFVGGTWAQDASAYAYVEEEAFDDGAVDLDAWLALAEGHGALGDDIQVFEGEQNLREARRMRHAVPATLNERAVKYRAAGGRKVSTDWAVPYPRLHEALVASDEIAAAHGVEIAATFGHAGNGHPHQHYHARDAEELVRMEHAVEATLRHVVTMGGTVSAEHGIGKVKRQWLAMQLGDTQLAVMRAVKRELDPLGILSPGNVFAP